A segment of the Amblyomma americanum isolate KBUSLIRL-KWMA chromosome 6, ASM5285725v1, whole genome shotgun sequence genome:
TATGCGAAAGTACGTCTTAAGTAGGGCCGTTTTATGTGGGCTTGACTGTAAATCTATTTTTAGCATAACTAACAACACTGAGTGCAAACAAACCTATTACCTGTTCAGACAGGATCCGGGCCACGGTGCCAGCAGGGGCGCCGGCCTTGGCCCCTCCCTCCGTGTTTGCAGTGCCACCTGGGGTGGCAACGGGGGTCGGGGCAAAGCGGTCATCCTCCTCATCAAGCAGGATGCGGTCGAGCAGGTCACGGTGGCGCTTGCGCATGTGGCGCATGAGGCAGTCCTTGCGAATGAAGGCGCGGCCACACTCGTGGCACGAACGTGGTTCTTCCTTGGTGTGTGTCACCATGTGGATCTTAAGTGAGGGCTTGATGGCGAAGCGCTTGTGGCACGTTGGGCACTGGAAGGGCTTCTCGCCCGTGTGCAGCACTGAGTGGCGCGTCAGGTCCTCGCGGCGCGTGAAGCCCTTGCCACAGTCCTCGCACACGTGTGGCTTCTCCTTCAGATGCAAGTACTTCATGTGTAGGTCAAGGCGAGCCTTGCGGTTGAACACCTGTGCAGGTGCATGCAATAGTGGAAGAGGCATAGCAAGCATATCATCAGGCACAGATCCACAGATATCGAGGCAAGTGTCATTTTCACAGGGCCTTAATAACATACCCCAGTTTAGGGAAGCATAAAAGCCAAGAAAAatattccttaaaaaaaaaaaatgcatcttgCATGCACTTCAACTGGTTGCACATTTTCATTTTTAACATTCATTATCTGGTTCCCAGCTCACAGTTGTGCCAATTaagttttattaatttttttgcaGTACAAGCATAAAATTCTGACCTCAAATTATCTGAGTGATTCAATATTGACAATAATTCCTAGAATGCTTCTACAAAATATAAATAATGACCAAACCTTACAGCATAAAAAAATGTATTTCTCAATAACTACATAGATGACTGGTTTACTGTGGAGCTCCTTGCGACATATACAGACATCCCTGCTATAGAAAGGGGCTACTCGATAGGTAGCACAATATCTGCAAGCTAGTGCAACGTTGCATTCAGATGTGCTTAGGTCAGAAATAGGGCTGCACCTGGCCTACATGATCAGAGACTAGTTTGCTTTAGTCCCCTTCGACATCAAAGCATAATTGATGTTCTTTGCCTTAAAAACAAGAACTAGCGGTGGTCATGACAATATATCTAATTATATATATCTTGTATCTGAACAACTAAGGGTCCACCATAATAACTGGGTCCTTAGCTACTTATTGCGTCATAAAAGCTTGAAACTCCTGACTGTTTCTTGTCAGCAGTTCGAGTTGGGATGAGAGTAAATTACCTACTGTAGACAATATGCACACAACTTTGGCGTAGAAGTGTGAGCACGAAAATAACAGCAAAAGATAACATACATTATGCCATTGGGAATCAAACTCCAGCTGGCCAGGTGAAAGCCAAGAATCTTATCCACTAAGCTATGCCTCAGATGGTCCAGCTGACTTCTTATTGTCTGAACAGTTTAACATAGGACATAGGACCTGTATATAAACAACATAGACATTGACACAACAGTGAAGAAAAAATTTGCAGCCGAGATTTATGGCCTAAATGATAGCTGTAATTATTTTCTTGAATATTTCTCCAACCGCTGCACCTAGCGGCTGCCTGTGAAAGCACCGTCAATACGGAATATGACGTCATCCCTGCCCATTGCAAACCATCACCCTCATGGATTGCTCAAAAGAAGGCGTTTGCTATGCTTCTGCTCTGCTACACAATACACTTCATTTGGCTTCCTCGCATCCACGTTACAACATTCTCAGCCTGCATATTTTGGTTTTGTACATATGTGAAGCAGCTGGTGCAATGCCACAGAATGCCGGGTATGTGCTGCACGCAAGAGTGTCCAAATACAGTAGTATTGTCGGGTGAGACACGCACGCAGTGCCACTTTTTCCCGAAGGATGAAGTGCTGCACAGAATATGGATTTGTGCAGCAGAGCCGTGGAATTCAACGGGAGTGTTCTCGTGCACCCGTTTTTCTATGACCACCCTGTGGACAGCCATTATGAGACTAGGCTGGCATTGCTGCAGAGCCTTGGCATGTCACTGAAAGGGCAGTGCCTCATGCTTGGAgctttttggttttggttttatggggtttaacgtccgaaagcgactcaggctatgagggatgctgtagtgcaAGGATCCCAAAatccttaacgcgcactgacatcataagagtacaggggcctctagcattccgcctccatcaaaatgtgaccgccATGGCTGGGATCGAAAAATGAcctgtttttggggaaaggaaatggtgcagtatctgtctcaaatcgcAGCCAACAAATGAATGGCACTCCtagctgtaagggaagggataaaggagggactgaagaaaggaagaaagaggtgctgttgtggagggctttGCAAtagattcgaccacctggggatctttagcctgcactgtcatcgcacagcacacaggcgccttttgtgtttcgcctccatcgaaacctgtCCGCACCCTGGTACGAgcctgggaactccggctcagtagctgagtgccctaaccactgagccaccctaAAGAGTTTGAACGCAACAGCGTTAAAAGCACCATTGTCAAGAAAATCTGGTGTCAgcattgtgagtgaaaaatcacaagcatgactgtggcaggtggtgcccagagagcaacctagaaggcaggtgggccatctaagTAATGCGACTTTTGCAGtgtcaacacaacctgcccaccgggtagtgagcaaactgcccatcgtggcagtttaattaatgattggtcgctcgggaagagcaacctgggccacagaagggccactgctgggagcacctgccatcgcagggcagtggtgcatcgcttaaccactgccccactgctccaggaggggtatgaaagtaacccattatgctatcgcgtcatacccttagcgCTGAGCTTAggtgtcctccaatttttgtttcacttttttcacGTACTTCAAATGGAAACAACGGAACACCGGTGTGTGATCAAAAGATGGGGTGACGCTAGTCGTCTTCGTGAGTGTTCGGCCTTCTTCAACAAGCGCCTTGCTCATACACAAAAGCCACGCTAGACTAGAGACGACTTGCCAAACCTACATGAAAACTTTCCCCTGTGGAGTTGCCTTACAATAGAGGCTGATGCGTCGCACAGAGGGACTCAAATTCTCTCAGGTTGACTGCTGGCTTTTTCATATAAAAATTTTGTACACAGGAAGTATCTGGAAATAGTTTTTGATTTGCAATATGTTTCTGTGGGGTACTTGGCTGATTCTATCAGAATTAATCGAAAATCCCCATTGTTTGCAGCCACGCTGAACCAAAAAGCAATTTCTGCAGGGATAGTACCAGGAGTGAGCTTGCGACACTTTTTCCGAGACGCAGAAACCACGCATGATACCGCTCCTAAAGCACTGTTTGACCTCGCGATGTCACCACATGTTAATGCAAGGTTCAGCATAAACACCACAATGATGGTCCCAGCTCCCTCAGCACCACTTAGGAAGAATGCAGTGGATCACTGAAGTTGTCGCTAGATGACAGGTATGGATCACAAGCATATGCCTTTAGCGTGCGCGCTCGATTAGGTGGTCACTCATCGGAGTCTCAATCTCCAATGATCTCGCCACGCGCACTTGTCGCCACGTGCACTtctctttctgcgcatgcgcagaaagaggAGAAACCTCAACTAAGCACTTCCACCCATCTTCTAATATGGTGCTTTTTAGGGCAGGCGTGACATGGTTACCGGCTCATACGCTGAGTGCGGCCCGGCGGCAACTCGCAAAAACGTCATAAATACAGCCATCCGCTTAAACATAACGGGAAATATGATTGTATACTAGGGTAATTGCACCTTAAGAATGCAAATGTGGTGATGTCACTATGTTTTCCagatttttttattcagtatcccTTTAAAGGGCCTGAGCTAGAAAAAGCAGTTTTAAAGCATCCTCTATGCAATTTGAAATGTGGAAAAACGCAGGCATAAAACAAAATACAAAACAATGCATCTAGTGTTTGCATGACGATCACCTGAAAGGGTGGTGGCTCTTGAATGCTACTGCGTCAACTGACTGGATTTGCACTGTCAGGAGGACCTGCACTTGTTTTGTGGCTGAGTGTTGCAGTTCTGCGTACCATTCTATAATTTGAGCTCTGAAGAGTTAAGTTTGAAGAGTGAAACGTGAAGTTTGAGCCAAGGAGAGCCTTTTTAATACACTGCTGATGGGGCCAAAGCATCAGTTTGAGTATAAACCCACAGTTTGAATCATGCGAGCTTGCATTAACAAGATTCCTGTATAGCAAGGACAATGACAGACCCGGTCAGCCAAAATCCGCGTACCGGCAACAGCTGCTCACCTTGTCAGAGCACTTGAAGCCGTTCATGCGCACCATACTATAATTCGAGCTCTGAAGAGTTAAGTTTGAAGTGTGAAATGTGAAGTTTGAACCAAGGACAGCCTTTTTAATACACTGTTGATGGGGCCAAAACATCAGTTTGAGTATAAATCCACAGTTTGAATCATGCGAGCTTGCATTAACAAGATTCCTCTATAGCAAAGACAATGACAGACTCGGTCAGCCAAAATCTGCGTACTGGCAACAGCTGCTCACCTTGTCGCAGACAGAGCACTTGAAGCCGTTCATGCCCGTGTGGTGGAAGAGGTGCGCCTTGAGCCCGCCTCCCTGAATGAACTCCTTGCCGCAGTAAGGGCACTTGTGTGGCCGGATGCCCGTGTGGATGCGTGTGTGCCGGTTGAGTGTGCCCTTGAGGGAGAAGCGCATGCCGCATTCAGCGCACGCATAAGGCTTCTCGCCCGTGTGGATGCGCCGGTGTTTGTTCAGCGCTGTCACCGAGGGGAAACCCTTGCTGCAGAAGTCGCAGGCAAAAGGCCGCTCGCCTGTGTGCACTCTGATGTGGATCTTGAGCAGCGAGATGCCGTGGAATGTCTTGCCGCAGTGCTCGCACTTGTACTTCTTGCGTCGCGTCACCTCCCCCGCGTGAGCCCGCAAGTGCTCCCGAAGGTTGTCCTGAAGAATGAGGGGATGCCAGTCAGTACGACGTCAAATCATGGCTACGCACATTTTTTTAGCAGTTGCCAGCAGAGATGTCTGCTCATCCGTGTTATTTGTGCTATCTGCCATGAAGGAAGTTTCCCTGCATTCACTGGCATGATGGTGCAAAAGCTTTATACTTGCCTATTGTAGACTCGCAGATGTGCACACGATGCTGCACAGCAGATGTGTAGCATTCAGCAAAGAAATGCTGGCAAATCCCCAAGGCCAGCATTTATCTTCAAACTGTTTGAAATTCATTTGCCTCTGCCTGGCTACAGTTCGCTCAACACCTTTACATGTCCTCCCAGGCAAAGTAAGCTCATGCTGGTGACACCACGCTTCTTATCACATTAGCCACACCAGTTTCTTTACATGGGTCTCAGACCGTTCTTCTAGCGTCGTACAAACATTTAAAGATGGGGTTGAACATCCTTTTACCACGCTCATAATAGCTGATGCACAACAATGAATTGGATTTCATTATGCAAACAACTGAACAATTGAACTTTGCTAAACTTAAAATGTTTCCATGCACCATTCTTAGAAATATTGAACTAGCGCCTTTTATAAGTTTGCACCGAGCATGCATTTTCTGAACTGAAAATTGTTTTGCATAGTTACAGTGCGCCACTTCCATGTTTGCACTTTCTTTTTGTTCCGTACAGTTTTCTCAGTGAAAAGAAACCTAGGCAGTAAGAATACGTAAAACCTGCATGCTTGGCACTTTCCCAAGACAGTTCTGCAACTATGAGACCTTCTCCCGGTTTAGCACTCACAATAAAATGGCATGGCATGCAAAGTTTTTATGTCCCGAAGCAACACATGGACCTTGAGGGAGGCTCCGGATTATAATTTCCACTATCTGATCCCATAACCCAACTTCTGTCCCGGGAAGGGCCGCTCCCCCGCGGCAACGCAACAACAGGCCGAAACGCTCGGTGCGGACGTTAGTGCGGCTGTAACTGCGAGTGCTTGCAGCAGTCAAGGCTTTGCAAGTGGCACCACACAAGATGCAGTGTCACTTCTGTGATCTCATGATAAACAGAGCATGACCAAAAAAGGCATTGGCCAAATTGCTAGTTGTGTGATGAAGGCTAGAGAGGCAATCCAAGTGGCCTCGTGCCCCTGTGGGCctgaacaaataaaaataattttcataaaattttttttctacataTAAAGGCCAGACATGTATTAAAGGAAAAAATTATGTTACACAACTGCATACATGCTTACAGTGACAACTGGTGGCCACTGCAGCAGTCGATCACCTACGATAAATGGTTTATGTTTTATGATGGTTTAACATCAAAAAACGACTCGGACtaactatgaggaacgccgtagtcaagagctccggaaatttcgaccacctggtgttttttaaagtgcaccaacatcgcacagtacacgggcctctagaatttcgcttccatcgaaattcgaccgccgcggccgggatcgaacccgcgtctttcgggtcagcagccgagcgccataaccactgagccactgaggcAGCTCGCCTATGGTAAATGACAGGCTTTTTCGCATAGCACATTGTTTTTCACATTTACTATGAGACAAAACAACATTTACTATGAGGCAAAAGAAGAATGAAGAGGAAAGTCTGCTGTGAACCTCACTCACTACACAAATGACGGACACACAATGCTGCAGTGAAGCAACAAGTAACAGTGACCACCTCCAGGCACAAAACAAAAGACCTATCCTTGCTGCCTTCAACATTGCTTAACACAAGTTTCTGCTACGATTGGACATCTGTTCAGACGTTCTGCATACATTTTATGCAGGCATAGCAGGAACTGCAAGACATCGCTGcgaggaattttttttcttctggagtAAATAAGTAAAAGGTATGATCAGTAAAACTTTTCATACTTCTTTTATGCCATGTGCATGTGGGTAGACTTTGCAGACGAAATTCTCAGAGGTTCACCATGGCACAAAGCATACACATGGCCACAGGTGCCTGAAAACCGCCACTGGTGAAGAATCTCAACCTGTAGAGATTCTAGACTGTAGGGTGGTCGCCAAAGGCAACTCACAAGCTCAGTGCAGAGCCACTGCACTGTGGCGTTTACAGCCTTTAGTAAAGGTCTCTTATTACATTATTGCATATCACATGTGTCAGTGCAGTGATGCACGGATTGCCCCTGCTGATGAATGGGCATCCACATGATAAGCATGGCATTCATGCTGCCAGACACTtagaggtgcactaaagaggaatttgaactcgtctttttaccgcgggaactctatctacatgttccgggcattcttagaaacttcgaattattgtcctgtgcgaccAATGCTAATTAAACCgaattaaacatcccggctcccaCTATTTTCTTTTAACTCAAAGCAGTAGGTaagaggagtcaaccaacacgtcGGCCAGTCCCGCAGCGTCTCGttgctctgccatcggcggagtgatatgtAAATCAAAGAGTTCACGAGCATTTTTATTTCCGCGGGCCTAATTTGCGGTTATATTGTCTGTgacaaactgtttattcacagaaaccaaaaagcaaaataaaagcaaaagtgaagctgccactggactggctgaaaggcactccacctATTGGtcgactccgcctacctaccgcattcattaaaaaaaaaaaaaaaaaaaagcgggagccgggacgtttaatccagtttaattagggcaatcggccccACAGGGTCATAAtccgaagtttctaagaatgcccggaacgtgtagatagagttcctgcagtaaaaagacgagttcagatccTCTTTAGCACACCTTTAACAAACAATCAATGCAAGACATTCTGACAGCTAGCAACGAATCAAAACTATTGCAATCCTTCAAATCTCAGTAGGATGCCTTCCGTTTACCGAAAACTACGACCTGTGCTCTGCTACTACGCGATCTATGAGACGTCACGGCTCACTTTCTTTGGCGCTTTGAGCCGCAGCCGAGCCACCCTATCACCTCTGCTGTTTCGACCAATCGGGTCTTGCTACAAGGAACCAATCCATGATGGACTGAATTTATAAGCCacgagttctttaacgtgcactaacacaACACAGCACATGTGCATTTTCACATTTCACTTGCACAGAAATGGAAGCCACACTGGCTGGGATTCGATAGCATAACCAtgggctcagcagccaaacaTCAGTCACTGAGCCATTATGCTGGGTTCTAATAAAATGGTCCAATAGGGAACGAACGGGCAAACAACCGCATCAGCGAGTGCATCAATGGACAAAAGAAAGAGCTGCGAGAGAAGTGCATTCCCGCCACTCACCTTGCGGGAGTACACCTTTCCGCACACCTCGCAGGGGTGCGCAGGTGGCGGACCACCAGAGCAGGCGGTCATCTGTAGGTGGCGCTGAAGGTAGTACTTCTTGGTGAATCCCTTGCCACAGACAGGGCAATCCAGCTCCTTGGCGCCTGTGCCAACAACAGCCGACGCCCTCTTCCGGCGCTTCAGCTGCTGCATCCGCTGTTCGGCCTTGACTGCCTTGATGGCATGTGCAACGGCGGCTGAACTCTTGTCATTGCTTGCAGCTCCtgcagcttctttttcttttggtgcCGAGTCACCGTTTGCCTGCTGAGCAGGTTCTTCATTTTCACCCTCCTGTAAGAGCCAGTCGCCCGGGGGAGGCACGAGTCAGGGAGAGATGCTGCTCAAAATTAACTTTATTCTTTTGTCTTTCCCCAGATGGCCTTCTTCAAAGCACTAACTAGTGTTCTCAGAACCTATTtgcaaaaaaagtaataaaagccTTAAACATAATAATCAAGTAAAATGCTACCCTTCAAGAACTTACTAGCTTGCAACCCTACTAACATCAACGTCTCTGTTGCATAATGTTAAGTAAGGGTCATTTGTGAGTTAGCTTTCTTAATTTAAGAACAGAACGACTGAGCTACATCACATTCATGGACACACAGGAACATAAAAGCAAAATGAACAGCTGAGTAACTATCATTTTAACTGCCTTAAAGGAGCCCTGAAACACCTTCCTGTCAATTACCAGAAATGTTCTGGAACCTTCAAGGTGCCTTATGAACAACAAAATCATTCCTAAATGTATGACAAAAGCAGGTAGAGAAACCAACTGCATTAGAAAAAATTCCTTGACATTTCCCTTAGCTCAAGCCTTAAATTCTCCCCATATTCATCAATTTCTGCCTCCATAGCTGACATAATTGCCAAAATGTACTATATCAGCTGTTTCACACCTGCGACTGTTGTTATATATTGCTGGCTTCTGCAGACCTAAGTTATGTGAAAGCTAAGAAGTTTCGACATCAATCAATCACTCACTTATCTGCACTGTTGCGAGACTTAAAACAATGATATGTCAATTTTGTATGGAACAAATTTGTTACTATGGAACAAATTTGTTACTGAGCGAACGGCAAATGCACACGGACACTGTGCACCGACGCTCCACAGTAGCTGCTTAAACTCAACAGTGTAAGGCAGACAGAAGAGCCAGCTGCAAGATATACAGAAGAGCTTGTTTTGAGCTAAGTTTTCGAGCCATATACACCATTTAAGACTGCACAACTTAGCCAAGGTGTTCACAACAATGTACCCGACCTGCTGAATAACTCGCCCCATTCGAGCAGTGATTCAGGGCCCCTCTGAATGTTATGTACATGCACAGGACACTTTCCTCCCATTGCTTTGAACTACAAGAGGCACGAGCAAAGAATGAGTGCCTTTACAACATCACAACGTTAGTTATTTTTCTTTTAACACATAAAACAACAGTTCTGTTTTTGCCCATATCTAATATCATAACTGTAGTTCTGCTGAGCTTCCCAAGTAATGGCCAGTTGTGCCAAATAATTTATCAATAATAATTTGCAATCCAAAGTTTCATATTCAATTTCCAGAAAAGCCGAGAGCTGAATGTGATGTGATACACAATTATGATGTAGGTTACATGGGCAAACagagcagcagtggtggcgtgtcACAATCTACTCAGCATCACACATGCAAAAAACTGCATCATACTAGTTAACACTTAAACATGTGTAGCAATTACAGATTTCAACAGGACTGGTAGTTTGAATGCATTGCATTCTTTGGGCCCAACATTAGAAGGAGAATACATTTTAGCTGCTTCCTACCAGTCAAACCCTTTCAGGCACTtcgtacacaattgtgtacacaattgtgtacacaTCGAATTCACATCTTTTTCTCAATGTGTGCTGCCCTTTGCAGCGATTCCATTCTTTCAGGTGAATTTAACTCCCTTCTCGTTGCGATTAAGATAGTTCTTGATGCCATATAGAAAACACAGTAAATAATATTTTGCAAAATAGTGAGCGAGGTGACACATTTCTATGTGGACAGATTTGTCAGTAACAGCATCAATTGTGCATCATAACCTCAGCTGCTTTTGCACCATTAAggtcaatataactaactaatagcatcaattcttttttttttttcataactccATGTGTAATGCACGTCTTCAAAACAGAAACGACGGCAATTCTTCGGATGTTTACATGACAATTCCTGGCATTTTCATGTTGCTATTTGCATCAAATGCGACACTTCATTTGCAAATCTGCACATCCTTGTAAATTAATAACTTTTGCTGTTCTGTGCTGAGAAGCTACCAAATTTTCTTTCTGAGGCCTCAATATAATATTTAGgtgcaaaatatttgttttcgatggaaacaaaaaaaaatggcacctgAAAGGGCTAATGCAAATCATGCTTGTGAGCACGAAAACTGTATGCTATAGCTCCCACAGCCACGAAAACT
Coding sequences within it:
- the LOC144093930 gene encoding uncharacterized protein LOC144093930, with product MDKKRRGRPSKAVAAAKAKAASTSPAKTPTPVKRGRGRPPGSGKKKLAVAEDGAKVPSPLPSTEAAATPQKNGTSGPECDRCFRTFTTERGLKMHQRWPCKPEPAKDDDEASGGLPLDDVLDSDSDSDIPLGRVASGRGSLAKAGAEEEDDDDGSPAKGKLGSSGGKPQLICQRCGLSYDPKRDGPRCKHCTRDNEQSSGESGDDEDKEGENEEPAQQANGDSAPKEKEAAGAASNDKSSAAVAHAIKAVKAEQRMQQLKRRKRASAVVGTGAKELDCPVCGKGFTKKYYLQRHLQMTACSGGPPPAHPCEVCGKVYSRKDNLREHLRAHAGEVTRRKKYKCEHCGKTFHGISLLKIHIRVHTGERPFACDFCSKGFPSVTALNKHRRIHTGEKPYACAECGMRFSLKGTLNRHTRIHTGIRPHKCPYCGKEFIQGGGLKAHLFHHTGMNGFKCSVCDKVFNRKARLDLHMKYLHLKEKPHVCEDCGKGFTRREDLTRHSVLHTGEKPFQCPTCHKRFAIKPSLKIHMVTHTKEEPRSCHECGRAFIRKDCLMRHMRKRHRDLLDRILLDEEDDRFAPTPVATPGGTANTEGGAKAGAPAGTVARILSEQALCESIRELLGLLVDEPTLKGFGYPDKPVDELLEAVIRRCGHSPASPDDYNYMDRLRENSKLLFTVVIDDNAVKTLLNNQTVDEVILHVLRLAKS